AGAAACTATTTTACTCTAAATGTAAAGTATCGGACAAACTGCTTTTACAACTCGTTTTATCTTTGAAGTATCAAATTATTAGTATCATGAAAAAACAAATTTTAATAGTATTCGTTGCCTTAGTATCGGTAACAACTTTTGGGCAAACAGCTGCCAATCGAAAAGCGCAATTTAATTTAGAGAAAAGTGTGGCAATTCAAGGTTATGATCCCGTGTCTTATTTTAAACAAAATAAAGCCGTAAAAGGGAGAAAAGAAATTTCCGTTTCCTATGAGGGAGTGATATATCAATTTTCTTCTGCAGCAAATAAAGAAATTTTCTTAAAAAACCCTGCTTCTTTCGAACCACAATATGGAGGCTGGTGCGCCTATGCAATGGGAAGCGATGGAGAAAAAGTCGAAATCAATCCTGAAACATTCAAAATCATTGACGGGAAATTCTATCTGTTTTATAATGCTTTTTTCAACAATACCTTAAAAAGTTGGAACAAGGAGGAAACTAGCTTGAAAGCAAAAGCGGATACTAATTGGAAGAAATTTATAAAATAACAAATCATGAAAACATCAATTTTAATTTGGATAGTAAGACTGACGGCAGCAATCATTTTATTGCAGACTCTTTATTTTAAATTCACAGCTGCCGAAGAAAGTGTTTATATTTTCTCAACATTGGGAATAGAACCTTACGGAAGAATTGGATCTGGAATTGCAGAATTAATTGCTGCTATTTTAATCCTTATTCCTAGAACAACTTTGTTAGGCGCTATAATGGGAGCTGGTGTTATGCTTGGCGCAATTTTTTCCCATCTTTTTGTATTGGGAATCGAAGTGAAAAATGATGGAGGAGAGTTGTTTACTTTAGCAATAATTACTTTCCTTTGTTGTATTGCATTAATTTTTTGGAATAAAAGTAAAATACCTAATCTGTTTAAATTAAAACTGTAGTATGTTAATTCCATCAATAAATAATAGCTTGGACGAATTGATTAATTTACTTAATCAGCTGTCTGAAAAGGAATATTCAAAATCTTGTTTTGAATTGAGTGGCTCCAGCATTGGACAACATTCAAGACACATCGTGGAAATGTTTCAATGTTTGATTCGAAATTATGATTCAGGAATTGTGAATTATGATAAAAGAGAGCGAAATATAATGATTCAAACCAATATTGGTTTTGCAGTTCAAATGATTTTGGATATAGAAAACAGTATTTCAAAAGAGAATAAGAATATCGAATTACAACAAACGATCGATGGTAATGAGGTAAATATTCAAAGTAATTATCATAGAGAATTGTTATATAATTTGGAACATTGCATACATCATCAGGCATTGATTAAAGTGGCAATTTTAAAATGTGAAAACGTAGCCGTTGATGAAAATTTCGGAGTGGCTCGTTCTACAATTGAATATAGAAAGCAATGTGCACAGTAAGTTTTGTATGTACTAATGATAAAATTATCATTACTTCTAATCGCGATGAAAAAATAGTTCGACCAAGTGCAATTCCTCCAAAGAATTATGTCTTAAAAGGTAAAAATATAATTTATCCAAAAGATTCAAAAGCTGGTGGAACTTGGTACGTTGTTGATGAGAACGGAACGGTTTTGGTTTTGTTAAACGGAGCTGATGAAAAGCACGAAGTTCAATTACCCTATAGAAAAAGCCGAGGTCAAATTGTTCTCGAAATGATTAGTAGTGTTTCGCCAAAGGAGTTTTGGGAACAAATTGATTTAGATAATATTGAGCCTTTTACGTTGGTTTTGTTTCAAGACAAACGACTTTTTCAATTGCGTTGGAATGGAATCGAAAAATCGAAAGTAGATTTAGACACTAATAAAAATTATGTTTGGTCTTCTTCTACCTTATATTCAAAAGAAATTCGAGAGCAAAGATCGAATTGGTTTTACACTTTCTTAGATAATAATCTTGAAATTACAGAGGATAAAATGCTTCATTTCCATCAGTATACAGAAATAGATGATATGGAACATGGTTTAGTTATTAATAGAAATAATGAAATGAAAACCTTGAGTATTACCCAATCGGTTATCGAAAAAAATAAAGTGGTTATTCATCATTTGGACTTAATAGCTGACAAAGAATATTCTAAAACATTTATATCAATTTGATTTTTTGAATCACCTGGATTATAATTTTATCAATCAGAATAAAATAAATTAATTTTATACTCAACCCTTGAAACTATTCTTCCATAAATTGACCCACTGGGAATACTGGCCTTTTCAAATGGTTTACATACCTATATATTTTCTATGGGCATATTATTCGATTAAAGCAAAATCCATTTTTTTCTTTAATGCTTCCAATCCAACTATCAAAAATGGAGGTTTTATGATGGAAAGTAAAAAGAATATTTATGATTTGATACCCAAAGAATATTATCCTAAGACCGAATTGGTAAAAGCAGGTACTTCTATTGATGACATTAGTAAGCTATTAGAAGCAGCAGAAATTACATATCCTTTTATTGCCAAACCCGATATTGGTTTAAGAGGTTCCGCAGTCAAAAAAATAGAAACTTTCTCCGATTTAAAACTGTATGCTGAAAAAGCTCATTTTGATTTTATTGTGCAAAATTTGATTCCATATAAAAATGAAATAGGTGTTTTTTATGTGCGATATCCACACGAAGAAGAAGGGAGAATTACTGGTATAGTTGCTAAGGAATTTTTAATTATTATTGGAAATGGTAAGGCAACTATTGAAGAACTAATAAAAGAGAACCCTAGATACGAATTGCAATTTAAAGTATTGAAACAAGAGTTTGGAGATAGATTACACGAAGTTTTACCTATGGGAGAAAAAATAAATCTTGTTCCCTATGGCAATCATGCTCGAGGAGCTAAATTTTTAGATGTAAGCCATTGGATAACGCCAAAACTTACTACTACTTTTAATGAAATGTGTGTGCAGATTCCAGGTTTCTATTTTGGAAGATTAGATGTAATGTATGATACTTTTGAAGCATTGGAAGAAGGCAAGAATTTTTCAGTTGTAGAATTGAATGGAGCCGCTAGTGAACCTACTCATATTTATGATCCAAAACATAGTTTACTTTTTGCTTGGAAAGAGTTAGCGAGACACATTACTTATATGTATGAAATCAGTATAGCTAATTATCAAAATGGATCTCCGTATTTAGCCCATAAAGAAGGAATGAAGGAATACCGTTTGCATCAGATGCAAAATAAAAAAATTGTAAATTTTCAATAAGTGAAGGCGTTAAAAAATATAATTGTAGGATTGATTGTTAGCTTTTTGGGCTCTTTACCACTTGGTTATTTAAATATTGTTGGAGCTGAGGTTTTTTCTAAATTTGGAATTTATTCATTAGTTTTTTATCTACTCGGAGTAATTAGTATTGAAGCGGTGGTCATTTATTTCACCGTAATTTTTTCAAACCAACTAGTAAATAATAAAAAATTAATGAGAAGCATTGATTTCTTTGCAGTGTTTTTCCTTTTGTTATTAGCCTATTTATTTTATACTTATTCTGGTCAAACGAAACAAAATCATAATTATTTAGAGCGCTACGTTCAATATTCCCCTTTTTTAATTGGTTTTGTTTTGTGTTTGTTTAATTTTCTTCAAATCCCATTTTGGATGGGGTGGAATTTATATCTAATGAATGCCAATCACATTGTGTTATTGGGGAAACTTAAATTTCATTATATATTAGGGACTTTGATAGGAACTTTTTGGGGCATGATGGTCGCAATAGTAGTTTTAGAATCTTTATCACATACTACATTTTCTTTTTCAAAATACATTATGCCAATCGGCATTCCGTTGTTTTTTATTGCATTGGCTTGCTTTCAATCGGCTAAGGTTTATAAGAAATATATCAGACAGAGTTTATAAAGAGGGCTGACTCATATCATAAGCCAAAATAAAATAATTATTATTGTTGAATTGAAAATCACCAACGACAGACCATTTTAATTTTTCAATATGTGCTTTTTGTGAAGGCATATTCGTTTTATTAATGAAAGTGATGCTTACTGGAAATCTTTTCAAAAGGTGAATTCTCATGAAGTCAAAGAATGGATTGATTAAGCCTTTTCCTCGGTATTTTTTGTCAATGCAAATGGGGCCGTATTGAAAAGTATTTGCAGCAGTAAGATTAAAATCTTTGAATGAAAGACCTGGAAGCAATGGAGTCATGTGATTGAATATCGCCCATTGGCTAAAATAATCCCAGCTAGCTGCAAAGATATATGCAATAATTTTGTTGTTATCTTTCGCAATAAATAAACCTTCTTGACGAATTACTTCTTGTAATTGTTCTACAGAAAAAGGGGTAGTTACAAATCCCGATGCTTTCTCTTCTTCGGTCATATTAGATACCAAATAAATGTCTTGCAATGCAATTACGCCTTCAATGTCTGTGTTTTTGGCTACTTCGAATTGGATGTTTTCAATCATGATAGTGGGACTTGTAGATTTTTTTACAAAAATAAGTAAAAGGGTCTTCTTATTTTAAGTGAAGTAACGAATATGAGTTTTTAAAATTATAGTTTTAAAACTGTTTTGATTATTTTTGCTGAATGAAAAATATTATTGTTACAGGAACGAGTAGGGGAATAGGTTTTGAATTGGCTTTGAAATTTGCCAATGAAGGTAATCAAGTTCTGGCTTTGTCAAGAAAAGAGCATCCTGAATTGCTTTCTCATAAAAATATCAGCTTCCTTTCAGTTGATTTGTCTAATGAATTTGATTTGCAAAAAGTGACTGATTTTTTATCGACGACTTGGGACAGAATTGATGCTATTGTTCATAACGCAGGGAGTTTATTATTAAGACCTTTTTCAGAAACTACACAAGAGGATTTTGAAAATATATATAAAGTAAATGTTTTTGGAGTTGCAAATTTAACCAGAATTTGCTTGCCATATTTACAAAAAGGAAGTCATGTAGTTACAATTAGTTCTATGGGCGGAGTACAAGGAAGTCTTAAGTTTGCTGGATTAGCAGCCTATAGTTCTAGCAAAGGTGCAGTAATTACTTTGTCTGAATTGTTAGCAGAAGAATATAAAGAACAAGGAATTTCTTTTAATGTTTTAGCGTTAGGTTCTGTTCAGACTGAAATGCTGCAGGAAGCTTTTCCAGGGTATCAAGCTCCACTTTCGGCGAATGAAATGGCTAATTATATTTATGATTTTACTCTTACAGGTAATAAATACTTTAACGGTAAAGTATTGCCAGTTTCTTCAACAAATCCTTAAAAAAGTTATGAATTATGAGTTATAAATTATGAGTGAAAGCATTATCAAGAATAAAAGTTTTGAGTTAGCTATAAGAGGTGTTAATTTTTATAAATATTTGGTCTCTGAAAAGAAAGAGTTTGTAATGAGTAAGCAATTTTTGCGCTCTGTAACCTCTGTTGGTGCAAATGTTAGAGAAGCTATAAATGCTCAAAGTAAAGCCGATTTTATTCATAAATTATCTATTTCACAAAAAGAATGTGATGAAACTATGTATTGGCTGGAACTTCTAAAAGAAACAGATTTTATTTCTGAAATTGAATTTAATTCCATTCATCAACAAAGTAACGAGGTTCTAAAAATAATTAGAAGTATCATAATAACCTCAAAAAAAAACTCATAATTTATAATTTATAACTCATCATTAATTTTGTCAGATACACTTTTGAAATACTTGCCGGAACATGCCGTAAAACCAGTTTTCGAACTGATTGTTACGCATCAAGTGCATCTTAAAATTGTCAATGAAAGACAAACCCGGCATGGTGATTATCGAAAAGGGTTAAGCGGAAAACATGAAATCACGGTTAATTCCAGTCTTAATAAATACAAGTTTTTAATTACTTTGGTTCATGAGATTTCACATTTAGTGGCTTTTGAAAAATTTGGAAGAAATATTAAACCTCACGGGGATGAATGGAAGCATTCTTTTCAAAGGATGATGGTTCCCTTTATTAGACCTGAGATTTTTCCAAATCATTTGTTACCTTTGTTAGCTAGACATTTTAAAAATCCGACTGCAAGTAGTGATACTGATGCTACTTTGGCACTAGCTTTAAAGCAGTATGACAAGCCAAATGATAAAAATTATGTCTTTGAAATTCCTTACGGTAGTGTTTTTAGAATTTCAAATGGTAAGATTTTTAAGAAAATAGCAATACGAACCAAACGTTATGAATGTTTGGAAATAAGTTCAGGAAGGTTGTATTTATTTAACCCAAATGCTGAGGTAGAGCTATTGCCAAGTTAAAAAAGAATGCTATTAGGAGCAATTATAAAAAATAAAAATGAACAAGAATTATTACGCAATATTGATGGCTGGTGGGATTGGTTCCCGATTTTGGCCAGTAAGTACGAGAGAATTTCCTAAGCAATTTCACGATATGCTAGGTTCAGGAGAGACTTTAATTCAGAAAACATTTAGTCGATTGTCTCAAATCATTCCGAAAGAGAATATTTTGATTTTGACTCATGAGAGTTATAATGATTTGATTTTGGAACAATTGCCAATGGTTAAACAAGAGCAAATTGTTTTAGAACCAGCAATGAGAAATACAGCACCTTGTATTTTGTACGCTTCTTTGAAAATTAAAAAAATGAACCCTAATGCAGTGATGGTTGTCGCTCCAAGTGACCACTGGATTGAAGATGAAATGCAGTTTGTGGCCAATTTGCAACGCTCTTTTGATTTATGTGAAAGAGAAGAATCTTTGATGACTTTGGGTATTTTGCCTACTGCACCAAATACAGGTTATGGTTATATTGAATTTGATAAACTAGATAGTCGTTCGATAAAAAAAGTAGTTCAATTTCGTGAAAAACCTGATTCAAAAACGGCCAGACGCTTTATACAAAGTAGAAATTATTTATGGAATGCAGGTATTTTTATTTGGAGCGTTAAATCTATTTTGAAAGCTTTTGAAGAATTTCAGCCAGAAATGGTTGCTCTTTTTAAGGAAGGTAATGAAATATATAATACAGACAAAGAGCATGCTTTTATCGAAGAGAATTATCCCAAAGCAGATAATATTTCTATTGATTATGCTATTATGGAGAAGGCCCAAAATGTATATGTTCTTCCAGCAACTTTTGATTGGAATGATTTAGGAACTTGGGGATCGCTACATGAGAAATTACCAAAAGATGATAATAATAATGCAGTGGTGAATGCTAGTGTATTATTACAAAATTCATCGAATAATATTATTAGAACAGCTTTAGGAAAACAAGTAATCGTTGATGGATTGGATGATTATATTATAGTTGATAAGGATTCGATTTTATTGATTTATCCAAAAAGTAAGGAACAGGAAATAAAAGGAATTGTTTCTCAGCTGAAATAATTAGAAAGTATAGTAGACTAAAAAAGCAGCAATTTTATAATATTAAATTGCTGCTTTTTTTATGCTTTTACTTTATGTTTTTTATTGCGATTATTCTTTTAAATAAGCTTCTCTTACTTTTTTAAATAATTCTGATGAATAAACAAATTCGACAATGGCTTCATTGTCTGTTATGAAAATTTCTTCTTTGCTTCCTTGCCAAGCTTTTACACCATTTTTTAGAAATAAAATATTGTCCCCAATCTCCATTACAGAGTTCATATCGTGGGTATTTACGACAGTAGTTATATTGTATTCTACAGTTATTTCTTTGATGAGGTTGTCAATTAAAATAGATGTATTTGGATCTAATCCCGAATTGGGTTCATCACAAAATAAATATTTAGGATTGTTTACAATGGCTCGGGCAATAGCGACTCTTTTTTGCATACCACCTGAAATTTCCGAGGGTAATTTTTTGTGAGCACCTACAAGATTTACTCTTTCTAAAACGAAATCAACTCGTTTTTGAATTTTTAACTTACTATCGTTAGTGAACATTCTTAAAGGGAAAGCTACGTTTTCGGCAACAGTCATACTATCAAAAAGAGCACTACCTTGAAAAAGCATCCCTATTTCGGTACGGAGATCTCTTTTTTCATCCGAATTAAGTTCAGAATATATGCGCCCATCAAAAGAAATGGTTCCTACTTCGGGCGTGTGAATTCCTAATAATGATTTTAATAAAACGGTTTTACCAGATCCACTTTGACCAATAATCAAATTGGTTTTACCTGCCTCAAAAACACTGGAAACTCCTTTTAGAATTTTGACACCGCCAAATGATTTTTCTAAGTTTTTAATTTCTATCATTTTGTTAAGAGTAATTGGGTAATAACATAATTCAGCAAGATAATAGTAACCGATGTCCATACAAATGATACAGTACTGGCTTTACCAACCTCAAGAGCTCCACCTTTCATATAATAACCATGGAAAGAAGGAATCGTTGCTAATAACATTCCAAAAATAAAAGTTTTGGTAAAGGAATATACAACATGAAAAGGAATGAAATCTCTTTGAATTCCTTCGATGAAATCAACGTTAGCTCCAAAACCTCCATAAACAGTTGCAATATATCCACCTGCAATACCTAGGAACATTCCAATTCCAATAAGGAAAGGATATAAAAGTAAAGCTATGATTTTTGGAAAAACTAAATAATTAAGAGAGTTAACACCCATTACTTCAAGTGCATCGATTTGTTCGGTAACACGCATAGATCCTATACTTGAAGTTATAAAGGATCCCATTTTTCCAGCCATAATGATAGACATAAAGGTTGGGGCAAATTCTAAAATCACCGATTGACGTGTAGCATATCCAATAAGGTATTTAGGGATAAAAGAATTAGTTAGGTTTAAGGCTGTTTGTATAGAAACAACTCCGCCAACGAAGAAAGAGATGAAAGCAACAATTCCTAATGAATCGATAATCAAATCGTCGACTTCTTTGAAAATTAGACCTTTCATGACAGACCATTTTGTAGGCTTTTTGAAGATTTCTCTCCACATTAAAAAATATTTCCCAATTTGGGATAAATAGCGAATAAGCATCATAAGTATATAGAATATGGGCTAAATTACAAAAATAGTAAATAGTAATTAATGAATAGTAAAAATGAAAGCAGTTGATTTGTTTAAAAAAGTTTCTGTTTCATTTTTTGTAATCGATAATTACGTATGAATTTAGCTTGTTCATTAGTAACCAATAAAGGAGTTTTAGCTGATTTTGCTTTCCAAAAGCCTCTTATATAATCCAGGAAAAGAAGTGGCTTCTTTTTCATCATGGCTA
The Flavobacterium sp. 5 DNA segment above includes these coding regions:
- a CDS encoding D-alanine--D-alanine ligase; this translates as MTHWEYWPFQMVYIPIYFLWAYYSIKAKSIFFFNASNPTIKNGGFMMESKKNIYDLIPKEYYPKTELVKAGTSIDDISKLLEAAEITYPFIAKPDIGLRGSAVKKIETFSDLKLYAEKAHFDFIVQNLIPYKNEIGVFYVRYPHEEEGRITGIVAKEFLIIIGNGKATIEELIKENPRYELQFKVLKQEFGDRLHEVLPMGEKINLVPYGNHARGAKFLDVSHWITPKLTTTFNEMCVQIPGFYFGRLDVMYDTFEALEEGKNFSVVELNGAASEPTHIYDPKHSLLFAWKELARHITYMYEISIANYQNGSPYLAHKEGMKEYRLHQMQNKKIVNFQ
- a CDS encoding SDR family oxidoreductase, which translates into the protein MKNIIVTGTSRGIGFELALKFANEGNQVLALSRKEHPELLSHKNISFLSVDLSNEFDLQKVTDFLSTTWDRIDAIVHNAGSLLLRPFSETTQEDFENIYKVNVFGVANLTRICLPYLQKGSHVVTISSMGGVQGSLKFAGLAAYSSSKGAVITLSELLAEEYKEQGISFNVLALGSVQTEMLQEAFPGYQAPLSANEMANYIYDFTLTGNKYFNGKVLPVSSTNP
- a CDS encoding four helix bundle protein, whose protein sequence is MSESIIKNKSFELAIRGVNFYKYLVSEKKEFVMSKQFLRSVTSVGANVREAINAQSKADFIHKLSISQKECDETMYWLELLKETDFISEIEFNSIHQQSNEVLKIIRSIIITSKKNS
- a CDS encoding ABC transporter ATP-binding protein, translated to MIEIKNLEKSFGGVKILKGVSSVFEAGKTNLIIGQSGSGKTVLLKSLLGIHTPEVGTISFDGRIYSELNSDEKRDLRTEIGMLFQGSALFDSMTVAENVAFPLRMFTNDSKLKIQKRVDFVLERVNLVGAHKKLPSEISGGMQKRVAIARAIVNNPKYLFCDEPNSGLDPNTSILIDNLIKEITVEYNITTVVNTHDMNSVMEIGDNILFLKNGVKAWQGSKEEIFITDNEAIVEFVYSSELFKKVREAYLKE
- a CDS encoding ABC transporter permease — encoded protein: MMLIRYLSQIGKYFLMWREIFKKPTKWSVMKGLIFKEVDDLIIDSLGIVAFISFFVGGVVSIQTALNLTNSFIPKYLIGYATRQSVILEFAPTFMSIIMAGKMGSFITSSIGSMRVTEQIDALEVMGVNSLNYLVFPKIIALLLYPFLIGIGMFLGIAGGYIATVYGGFGANVDFIEGIQRDFIPFHVVYSFTKTFIFGMLLATIPSFHGYYMKGGALEVGKASTVSFVWTSVTIILLNYVITQLLLTK
- a CDS encoding SprT-like domain-containing protein encodes the protein MSDTLLKYLPEHAVKPVFELIVTHQVHLKIVNERQTRHGDYRKGLSGKHEITVNSSLNKYKFLITLVHEISHLVAFEKFGRNIKPHGDEWKHSFQRMMVPFIRPEIFPNHLLPLLARHFKNPTASSDTDATLALALKQYDKPNDKNYVFEIPYGSVFRISNGKIFKKIAIRTKRYECLEISSGRLYLFNPNAEVELLPS
- a CDS encoding YHS domain-containing (seleno)protein, with the translated sequence MKKQILIVFVALVSVTTFGQTAANRKAQFNLEKSVAIQGYDPVSYFKQNKAVKGRKEISVSYEGVIYQFSSAANKEIFLKNPASFEPQYGGWCAYAMGSDGEKVEINPETFKIIDGKFYLFYNAFFNNTLKSWNKEETSLKAKADTNWKKFIK
- a CDS encoding NRDE family protein; translation: MCTVSFVCTNDKIIITSNRDEKIVRPSAIPPKNYVLKGKNIIYPKDSKAGGTWYVVDENGTVLVLLNGADEKHEVQLPYRKSRGQIVLEMISSVSPKEFWEQIDLDNIEPFTLVLFQDKRLFQLRWNGIEKSKVDLDTNKNYVWSSSTLYSKEIREQRSNWFYTFLDNNLEITEDKMLHFHQYTEIDDMEHGLVINRNNEMKTLSITQSVIEKNKVVIHHLDLIADKEYSKTFISI
- a CDS encoding mannose-1-phosphate guanylyltransferase, which gives rise to MNKNYYAILMAGGIGSRFWPVSTREFPKQFHDMLGSGETLIQKTFSRLSQIIPKENILILTHESYNDLILEQLPMVKQEQIVLEPAMRNTAPCILYASLKIKKMNPNAVMVVAPSDHWIEDEMQFVANLQRSFDLCEREESLMTLGILPTAPNTGYGYIEFDKLDSRSIKKVVQFREKPDSKTARRFIQSRNYLWNAGIFIWSVKSILKAFEEFQPEMVALFKEGNEIYNTDKEHAFIEENYPKADNISIDYAIMEKAQNVYVLPATFDWNDLGTWGSLHEKLPKDDNNNAVVNASVLLQNSSNNIIRTALGKQVIVDGLDDYIIVDKDSILLIYPKSKEQEIKGIVSQLK
- a CDS encoding DoxX family protein, with translation MKTSILIWIVRLTAAIILLQTLYFKFTAAEESVYIFSTLGIEPYGRIGSGIAELIAAILILIPRTTLLGAIMGAGVMLGAIFSHLFVLGIEVKNDGGELFTLAIITFLCCIALIFWNKSKIPNLFKLKL
- a CDS encoding GNAT family acetyltransferase, which gives rise to MIENIQFEVAKNTDIEGVIALQDIYLVSNMTEEEKASGFVTTPFSVEQLQEVIRQEGLFIAKDNNKIIAYIFAASWDYFSQWAIFNHMTPLLPGLSFKDFNLTAANTFQYGPICIDKKYRGKGLINPFFDFMRIHLLKRFPVSITFINKTNMPSQKAHIEKLKWSVVGDFQFNNNNYFILAYDMSQPSL